Genomic segment of Serinicoccus hydrothermalis:
CGTCTTCATGGACTACCTGCTGCGCGGCTGGGCGGGCTTCCTGGAGCTCTCCGGCAACCGACCGGTGAGCACCATCGGGGAGAACCGGATCATCCCGGAGCGCTTCACCGGCGACTTCTGGGAGGGCATCTTCAACTGGGGGGTCCAGCTGGTCCTGCCCACCATCGTGCTGACCCTCATCTCGATCGCCTCCTACAGCCGCTACACCCGAGGCTCGATGCTGGAGACCATCAACCAGGACTACATCCGGACCGCGCGCTCCAAGGGGCTGTCGGACCGGGTGGTCTTCACCAAGCACGCGCTGCGCAACGCACTCATCCCCATCACGACCATCGTCGCCTTCGACTTCGCCTCGCTGCTCGGGGGAGCGGTCATCACCGAGTCCGTCTTCGGCTGGCGCGGCCTCGGAGCGATGTTCCGGCAAGGCCTGGACCAGGTGGACCCCAACCCGGTCATGGCCTACTACCTGGTGGCCGGCGGTGCCGCGGTGCTCATGAACATGCTGGCCGACATCGCCTACGCCTCCCTCGACCCGCGGATCCGGCGGTGAGTCAGATGCGGATGACGCCCCTCCCCGACGACCTCCCTGCCCCCACGACCGACCTGAGGATCCCGCGATGACCGACAGCCACCGCCCGGACGACCCGGAGTCCACCCCGGCCGCCAGCACGGTCGAGGAGACCTACTCGGTCGAGAAGCAGCTCGACTTCAGCCAGAAGTCCTACTCCCAGGGCCAGCTCGTGCGGCGCCGCTTCTTCCGGCACCGGGGCGCCATGGCCTCGCTCATCGTCCTCGTCGTCATCACGCTCGTGGCCTTCACCTCGATCGGCTACGGCCTCATCCCCGCGTGGTGGAACAAGACGTTCTACGAGGCGGGGACGGCGGTGGACGGCGGCAGGCCGACGCTCCAGCTGTGGCCGTTCCAGATCGGCGAGCACCCCTTCGGCCAGGACACCATCGGCAAGGACTACTTCGCGCTGACGATGCGCGGCACCCAGCGCTCGCTCATCGTGGCCTTCACCGTGGGGCTGCTGTCGACGCTGCTCGGCACGATCATCGGCGCGGTCGCCGGGTTCTACCGCGGCTGGGTCGAGGCCGTGCTCATGCGCGTCACCGACCTCTTCATCATCATCCCCCTGCTCGTCCTCGCCGCCGTCCTCGGCAAGATGGCCGGCGGCGGCATCTGGTCGCTCGCCCTGGTGCTGAGCCTGGTCTCCTGGACCGGCCTGGCCCGGCTGGTGCGCGGCGAGGTGCTCTCGCTGCGCGAGCGCGAGTTCGTCACCGCCGCCGAGGCGATCGGGACCGGCTCGGGGCGCGTGATCTTCAAGCACATCCTGCCCAACACCATCGGCACGATCATCGTCAGCGCCACGCTCACCATCGCGACGACGATCCTGCTGGAGTCCGCGCTGTCCTTCCTCGGCTTCGGGGTGCGGCCACCGGACACCTCTCTCGGGCTGCTCATCTCCGAGTACCAGAACGCCTTCCTC
This window contains:
- a CDS encoding ABC transporter permease, encoding MTDSHRPDDPESTPAASTVEETYSVEKQLDFSQKSYSQGQLVRRRFFRHRGAMASLIVLVVITLVAFTSIGYGLIPAWWNKTFYEAGTAVDGGRPTLQLWPFQIGEHPFGQDTIGKDYFALTMRGTQRSLIVAFTVGLLSTLLGTIIGAVAGFYRGWVEAVLMRVTDLFIIIPLLVLAAVLGKMAGGGIWSLALVLSLVSWTGLARLVRGEVLSLREREFVTAAEAIGTGSGRVIFKHILPNTIGTIIVSATLTIATTILLESALSFLGFGVRPPDTSLGLLISEYQNAFLTRPWLFWWPGLMILAIALSVNFLGDGLRDAFDPRQNRTAD